AGCCGACGATCGGCGACCTGGTCGCGGTACGCGGCCAGCGATGGGTGGTCAGTGACGTCCAGGACGGCGAGCACAGCAGCCTGGTCAGCCTGCAGAGCGTCGAGGACGGCCGCTACGGCCACACCCTCGACGTCATTTGGGAGGTCGAGCCGGGCCGGCAGGTGCTGCCCAGCGGCTCGCTGCCGAACGTGGCAGACGGCAAGTTCGACTCCCCGCAGCGGCTGGCCGCCTTCCTCGACGCGGTCCGCTGGTCGGCCGTTACTTCCGCCGACGTGAAGACGCTGCAGGCACCGTTCCGCTCCGGCGTCGCGATCGAGGACTACCAGCTCGAGCCGGTCGCCCGCGCGGTCGACGCGCCCCGCGTCAACCTGCTGCTCGCCGACGACGTCGGCCTCGGCAAGACCATCGAGGCCGGCCTCGTCGCCCAGGAGCTGCTGCTGCGTCACCGCGCCCGGCGCATCATGATCGTCTGCCCGGCCGGTCTGACGCTGAAGTGGCAGGACGAGATGGCCGAGAAGTTCGGCCTCGACTTCACCATCATCGACTCGGAGCGCTGCGCGGCCGTCCGCCGCAGCCACGGTTCGGCGGCGAACCCCTTCGAGGTCTACCCGCTGAGCATCGTCAGCCTGCCCTGGCTGCGCGGCCAGAAGGCGCAGCGACTGCTCGACGAGGTGCTGCCCGCCAACGGACCGACCTACCCGCGCACGTTCGACCTGCTGATCCTGGACGAGGCGCACCACGTCGCCCCGGCCGCGCCCAAGCAGGTCTACGCCGTCGACTCCCAGCAGACCAAGCTGATCCGCCGGCTCGCCCCGCACTTCACCCACCGCCTGTTCCTGTCGGCCACCCCGCACAACGGCTACCAGGCCTCCTTCACCGCCCTGCTGGAGATCCTGGACAACCAGCGGTTCGCCCGCGGCGTCAAGGCTGACCAGGCCGCGGTCAAGGACACCGTCGTACGCCGGCTGAAGCGCGACATCGAGAACCCGGACGGCACCCCGCGTTTCGCGGAGCGGAATGCCTCGGCGATCCCGGTCGCGTACCCGGAGGACGAGCGGCAGATCCACGCGCTGCTCACGCAGTTCGCCGAGCTGCGCCGCAAGCGGCTCAACTCTCAGCGCGGCCGCAAGGCCACCGACCTGGTGACCCTGCTGCTGAAGAAGCGGCTCTTCTCCAGCCCGGCCGCGTTCGCCCACACCGTCCGCGTCTACCTGGAGACCCTCGCCAGCAAGAAGGGTTTGCCCAGTCTGACAGCCGGTGACGACGTGCCGGAGTGGATGGACGAGTTCATGGACGACCTCGCCACCTACGACGACGAGCAGCTCGCCGAGGCCGAGGACGACGCCCTCAACCGGGTCCGGCCCATGCAGCCCGACCCGACCTCGGACGAGACGGCCCTGCTGGAGAAGATGCTTGACTGGGCGGAGGCCAAGGAGGCGCAGCCCGACGCCAAGGCCCGCGAGCTGATCAACTACCTGACCGCGGTCTGCAAGCCCGACGGCCGGCACTGGACCAACGAGCGCGTCGTCGTGTTCACCGAGTACCGCGACACCCAGCAGTGGCTCGCGGACCTGCTCCGGCAGGAGGGCCTCGGCGGCGAAGGGCTCGCACTCCTGCACGGCGGCACCCCGACCGACGAGCGCGAGCAGATCCGGCTCGCCTTCCAGGCCCACCCCACCGAGCGGCCGGTACGCATCCTGGTCGCCACCGACGCCGCCAGCGAGGGCATCGACCTGCAAAACCACTGCCACCGGCTGGTCAACTACGACATCCCGTTCAATCCCAACAAGCTGGAGCAGCGGATCGGCCGGATCGACCGGTACGGGCAGAAGGTCAACCCGGAGATCCAGCATTTCGTCGGCACCGGCTTCGGCAAGCCCGTCGATTCGTTCGAGGCCGACCTGGAGTTCCTGTCCCGGGTCGCCACGAAGGTCGCCCGGATGGAGGAGGACCTCGGCTCCGTCAACGCTGTCCTCTCCGACGCCGTGCAGCGCCGGATGCTCGGCGAGCAGGTCGGCGTCGACATCGACTCCGGCAAGGGCAAGACCGGTGGCAGCCTCCCGACCGAGTCCAACGTGCGCGAACAGGTCCGCCGGCTCCGCGCCGACCTGGACAAGACCGTCGAGGAGCTTGGCATCACCCCGCCGGCGGTCAAGCGGGTCGTTGACACCGCCCTGGAACTGGCCCGCCAGCAGCCACTCAAGCGGCACACCGACGACAAGCACCTGCTCGGCGGCCTCTACGCCGTGCCGCCGCTGACCGGCTCCTGGCAGCGCGCCAGCGCCGGCCTGACGGCCAAACTGCAGGATGACGACGAGCCGCCCCGCCAACTGCCGGTCACCTTCGACCCGCAGGTGGCCAAGGGGGACCGCGACGGCATCGTCCTCGCCCACCTCAACCACCCGCTGGTCGCCATGTCGACCCGGCTGCTGCGCGCCGGCGTCTCCAACCCTGACATCGGCCTGCACCGGGTCACCGCCGTGGTCAGCGACGACTCGACGCTTGAGGACGTGCTGGTCGGGGCGTACTCCCGGTTCGTGCTGGTCGGCGCGGACGGCGTCCGCCTGCACGAGGAGGTCCTCTACGCCGGCGGCTGGGCGCCCGAGCAGGGCCGCTTCCGCCGCCTGGAGAACCTCGGCAGCCTCGGCGGCATCCTCGACCGGGCGCTCACCACCGGCACGCCCGCCTCGCCAATCGTGCACGACCGGCTCGCCGAACGCTGGACCCGGATCTCCGACGGTCTGGTCGCCGCCATTGAATGGCGCACCAAGACCCGGCAGGAGGCGTTGGCACGCAAGCTTCTGCAGCGGCAACATGCCGAGGAGGAGCGGATCAAGCACAACCTCGACCAGTTCGCCGCCACGCTCCAGAACGCGCTTGAGGTGCCGGAGGCGCCCGAGCAAGGCGCCGAAGGGCAGACGTCCTTCTTTAGCAGGGGCGAGCTTGAGGCGATGAGCAAGAGCAAGGAAGAGCTGGCCCAGTACCGCAAGGACCGTGAATCCTGGAGGGAACGTTTGGCGGCACTCAAGGCCGAGCGCGACCGCGAACTCGCCGCGGTTGCCGCTCGCTACCGCGACCCGAAAGACCACAGCTTCCCGGTGGCCGTGGTCTTCGTCGTACCGAAGCGGGAGGCCACGCGATGAGCCGCACCTTCCACCGCCCCGCCCCGGACGGCGCCGAGCAGCACCGCAACTGGCTCAGCCTGGTGGACGTGAACGGCCCGTTCCTCAGCCTGCCGGTGCTGCGCCGCACCTGGCCCACCCTCGACGCCCTCGACAAGAAGACCCGCGAGCGGCTGCGCCAGCAGCACACCACCTGGCAGGCCGACACCGCCGTGGGCCAGCAGGCCTGGATCGGGTATGTGCTGGGCGAGCTGCTCGGCTGGGGCGACACGCTGCACGAAAGCGGCCTCGATGCCCTCGCCTACACAGTCGCCGAGCACGACACCGAGCTGCGACCGTCGTTCGTGCTGGTTGAGCCGGGAGAGGAGGTCAAGCCGGATAGCGTACGGCTGCTCGGCCTGATCTGTCCGCTTGGCCAGCAGCCGACTGCGCGGATCAAAGACTCCACCTGGGCCGCGACCCCGGCCGACAGGCTCGCCCACCTGTGCCGGCACCACAACATCGAGCTCGGCCTCGCCACCGACGGCCGTTGGTGGACCCTCGTCTGGGCGCCCCGCGGCGGCGTCACCAGCACTGCCACCTTCGACACCGTCTCCTGGCCGGAGGCGGCAGAGCGGGACGTGGTGCGGGCGTTCGTCTCGCTGCTGTCGCGCCGCCGGTTCTTCGGCGTGCCCGACAGCGAGCGGCTGGTGCCGCTGCTGCGCGACAGCCTCGGTAGCCAGGAGGAGATCACCGAGGCGCTCGGCGTCCAGGTCCGCCGGGCCGTCGAGCTGCTGGTCGCCGCGATCGGCCGGATCGACGTACGGGAGCGGGAGCTGGGCGGGCGCGGCCTGGCCGACCACGAGGCGCACGAGGTCTACCGCGGCTCGGTCGCGGTGATGATGCGGATCGTCTTCCTGCTCTTCGCCGAGGAGCGCAAGCTGCTCCCCGCCGACAACGAGCTGTACGCGACGGCGTACTCGGCCGGGCGGCTCTGTGAAGAGCTGGAACAGCGGGCCACCGAGGGCAGCGAGGAGGACCTGGAACACAGCTCCGCCGCCTGGCACCGGCTGCTCGCCCTGTTCAACGCCGTCTACCACGGCATCGACCACCCCCGTCTCAAGCTGCACGGCCACGACGGCTCGCTCTTCGACCCGAAGCAGTACGCGTGGATGCCGCTTACCATCGACGACCGGACCGTGCTGCACATGCTCCGCTCGGTGCAGTACGTCGAGGTCGGCACCGGCCGGTCGCGCGAGCGCCGCACCGTCAGCTTCCGCGCCCTCGACGTCGAGCAGATCGGGTACGTCTACGAGGGCCTGCTCTCCTTCGAGGGCTTCCGAGCCCAGGACGTGACCGTTGGGCTGGTCGGCAAGGAGGGGCTGGAGGAAGAGGTCGCGCTCGGTGACCTGGAGGCGCTGCGCGAGCGGCAATCCGATGCGTCGGCACTGGCCAAGGCGCTCGCGGAGAAGTACAAGGACTCCAAGATCGGGTCGGTCGCGGCCCTGGCGAAGAAGCTGGCACCGCTGGACGGGCTGGAACGCGAGGAGGCCCGCAAGAAGCTGCTCGCCGTCACCAGCGGCGACTATCCGCTCTCCGAGCGGCTGCTGCCATACTTCGGGATCCTTCGGGAGGACCTGCGGGGTCTGCCGGTGGTGATCCTCCCCGGGGCCCTCTTCGTCACCGAGTCGGCGCTGCGTCGCAACACCGGCACCCACTACACGC
This sequence is a window from Micromonospora sp. NBRC 110009. Protein-coding genes within it:
- the drmD gene encoding DISARM system SNF2-like helicase DrmD; the encoded protein is MTTAKKPTIGDLVAVRGQRWVVSDVQDGEHSSLVSLQSVEDGRYGHTLDVIWEVEPGRQVLPSGSLPNVADGKFDSPQRLAAFLDAVRWSAVTSADVKTLQAPFRSGVAIEDYQLEPVARAVDAPRVNLLLADDVGLGKTIEAGLVAQELLLRHRARRIMIVCPAGLTLKWQDEMAEKFGLDFTIIDSERCAAVRRSHGSAANPFEVYPLSIVSLPWLRGQKAQRLLDEVLPANGPTYPRTFDLLILDEAHHVAPAAPKQVYAVDSQQTKLIRRLAPHFTHRLFLSATPHNGYQASFTALLEILDNQRFARGVKADQAAVKDTVVRRLKRDIENPDGTPRFAERNASAIPVAYPEDERQIHALLTQFAELRRKRLNSQRGRKATDLVTLLLKKRLFSSPAAFAHTVRVYLETLASKKGLPSLTAGDDVPEWMDEFMDDLATYDDEQLAEAEDDALNRVRPMQPDPTSDETALLEKMLDWAEAKEAQPDAKARELINYLTAVCKPDGRHWTNERVVVFTEYRDTQQWLADLLRQEGLGGEGLALLHGGTPTDEREQIRLAFQAHPTERPVRILVATDAASEGIDLQNHCHRLVNYDIPFNPNKLEQRIGRIDRYGQKVNPEIQHFVGTGFGKPVDSFEADLEFLSRVATKVARMEEDLGSVNAVLSDAVQRRMLGEQVGVDIDSGKGKTGGSLPTESNVREQVRRLRADLDKTVEELGITPPAVKRVVDTALELARQQPLKRHTDDKHLLGGLYAVPPLTGSWQRASAGLTAKLQDDDEPPRQLPVTFDPQVAKGDRDGIVLAHLNHPLVAMSTRLLRAGVSNPDIGLHRVTAVVSDDSTLEDVLVGAYSRFVLVGADGVRLHEEVLYAGGWAPEQGRFRRLENLGSLGGILDRALTTGTPASPIVHDRLAERWTRISDGLVAAIEWRTKTRQEALARKLLQRQHAEEERIKHNLDQFAATLQNALEVPEAPEQGAEGQTSFFSRGELEAMSKSKEELAQYRKDRESWRERLAALKAERDRELAAVAARYRDPKDHSFPVAVVFVVPKREATR